One Periophthalmus magnuspinnatus isolate fPerMag1 chromosome 15, fPerMag1.2.pri, whole genome shotgun sequence genomic window carries:
- the LOC117382656 gene encoding SLC35A4 upstream open reading frame protein-like encodes MANGKDPITQLKDLVDLKDQLEDIQRRMEDEIQAGVPPGGSFLASPFLKGFLAGYIIARLRSPALVGVAIGTCTGIYAAQNYNVPNIESTLKDYFSSLKRK; translated from the exons ATGGCAAACGGCAAG GACCCCATCACCCAACTGAAAGACCTGGTGGACCTCAAAGACCAACTGGAGGACATCCAGAGGCGAATGGAGGACGAGATCCAAGCTGGTGTTCCCCCC GGAGGAAGTTTTCTCGCCTCTCCTTTCCTCAAGGGATTTCTGGCTGGGTACATAATCGCCCGATTACGCTCTCCTGCTTTGGTGGGTGTTGCTATTGGAACATGTACTGGGATCTACGCCGCACAGAACTACAATGTCCCGAATATTGAGAGCACCCTCAAAGACTACTTTAGCAGCCTGAAACGGAAATAA